The following are encoded together in the Vicinamibacteria bacterium genome:
- a CDS encoding sulfatase-like hydrolase/transferase: MRAGFLTGSVAGAGALLLMSTCSPPPPAVDLLRAEGALAEATVAGQGRTAVLPQVGRPVRINDVVRRTLPAGPPSHYRFRLDIPKRARLAVACAIPEPHQSRPGVEFVVKLARGGREDTIWTKLVDPLGHPEHRGWLEADIDLSGLAGRGAELVLETRGYEETGDPERAVWGTPALTAARDDSPLVVVYLVDTLRADHTGPYGYPRNTTPHLTAFAQDAVVFEQAIAHASWTKPSVASLMTSLLPGQHRAVQLRDPLDASHPTLAEMMHAKRYTTGAAIANSVIYGAESSFDRGFDYFAGLHGEDDRPSKLVNADVVVDAALAWLDTRRGLPTFLYVHTMDPHVPYAPPPPFDMMFEPHPTPGHPAAD; encoded by the coding sequence GTGCGCGCGGGCTTCTTGACGGGGAGCGTGGCGGGAGCGGGGGCTCTGCTCCTCATGTCCACCTGCAGCCCGCCCCCACCGGCCGTCGACCTCCTGCGGGCAGAGGGCGCGCTCGCCGAGGCCACCGTCGCCGGCCAGGGCCGCACGGCCGTGCTCCCGCAGGTCGGCCGGCCGGTGAGGATCAACGACGTGGTCAGGCGCACGCTCCCCGCGGGCCCGCCCAGCCACTACCGCTTCCGCCTGGACATCCCTAAGAGGGCGCGGCTCGCCGTGGCCTGCGCCATCCCCGAGCCCCACCAGAGCCGGCCGGGGGTGGAGTTCGTGGTCAAGCTGGCCCGCGGAGGCCGGGAGGACACGATCTGGACCAAGCTCGTCGACCCTCTCGGACACCCCGAGCACCGCGGCTGGCTGGAGGCCGACATCGACCTCTCCGGCTTGGCCGGCCGGGGCGCCGAGCTCGTCCTCGAAACCCGTGGCTACGAGGAGACCGGGGACCCGGAGCGGGCGGTATGGGGCACCCCCGCCCTCACCGCGGCCCGCGATGACTCTCCGCTCGTGGTCGTCTACTTGGTCGACACCCTGCGCGCGGACCACACCGGGCCCTACGGGTACCCCCGGAACACGACCCCCCATCTCACCGCCTTCGCCCAGGACGCGGTGGTCTTCGAGCAGGCCATCGCCCACGCGTCCTGGACCAAGCCCTCGGTGGCCTCCCTCATGACCTCCCTGCTGCCCGGCCAGCACCGGGCGGTGCAGCTCCGCGACCCCCTGGATGCCTCCCACCCGACCCTGGCCGAGATGATGCACGCCAAGCGCTACACCACGGGGGCGGCCATCGCCAACTCCGTGATCTACGGGGCGGAGTCCAGCTTCGACCGCGGCTTCGACTACTTCGCGGGCCTTCACGGGGAGGACGACCGGCCCTCCAAGCTCGTGAACGCGGACGTGGTCGTGGACGCCGCCCTCGCCTGGCTGGACACGCGCCGGGGCCTGCCTACGTTTCTCTACGTCCACACCATGGACCCCCATGTGCCCTACGCCCCCCCTCCCCCTTTCGACATGATGTTCGAGCCCCACCCCACCCCCGGGCACCCCGCCGCCGAT
- a CDS encoding glycosyltransferase family 39 protein yields MLLYLTVAGLLLRVAFLMIEPSTAPVADETVWTTWGAQVLTSPEVSFSPLRFRLIFHPPLYPYFIGASYALFGSLQAVKALQAVVGALLVPAVGGVGRWALGPREGLIAAALTAFYPELVWFSVHFWAETLFLTLLWWGFERLLAADAKGSARTAALAGLLFGLATLTRETLLYFVPLAALWLAVRRPRAFSRGGAFLAAALLTVAPWTWRNWVVYDAFVPVSTAGALNLFQGNAPLSRQEVYDQYWAVHGRIEKYRFAREKGLQAIWARQPTWIFEKLEEEMPNFWEADSQPLIHVKRGAYGDVRPVVAAALAVLVLLPYLALLGFFVAGLGRLPFERAPLLLVGFLVYYNLIHVATHGYARYRLPVLPVLFVVAALAWAAGRSQVLLSKPRKAVAAGAALVLVLSLIPSFRLWAADRALGAPEHEAPEESGPP; encoded by the coding sequence ATGCTCCTCTACCTGACGGTCGCCGGGCTCCTCCTGCGCGTCGCTTTCCTGATGATCGAGCCCTCCACCGCTCCCGTGGCCGACGAGACGGTGTGGACCACCTGGGGGGCGCAGGTCTTGACCTCGCCCGAAGTTTCCTTCTCCCCCCTCCGCTTCCGCCTGATCTTCCATCCCCCCCTCTACCCCTACTTCATCGGCGCGTCTTATGCGCTCTTCGGCAGCCTTCAGGCGGTGAAAGCGCTGCAGGCCGTGGTGGGAGCGCTCCTGGTGCCGGCGGTGGGCGGCGTGGGACGGTGGGCTTTGGGCCCGCGAGAGGGGCTCATCGCCGCCGCCCTCACCGCCTTCTATCCCGAGCTCGTCTGGTTTTCCGTCCATTTCTGGGCGGAGACCCTGTTCCTGACCCTCCTGTGGTGGGGCTTCGAACGACTGCTGGCCGCCGACGCAAAGGGGTCTGCGCGCACCGCGGCGCTGGCCGGCCTGCTCTTTGGACTGGCCACGCTCACCCGGGAAACGCTGCTTTATTTCGTGCCCCTGGCCGCGCTTTGGCTCGCGGTCCGGAGACCGCGGGCCTTCTCGCGCGGGGGGGCGTTCCTGGCCGCGGCGCTGCTGACCGTGGCCCCCTGGACCTGGCGCAACTGGGTTGTCTACGACGCCTTCGTCCCCGTCTCCACCGCGGGCGCGCTCAACCTTTTCCAGGGAAACGCGCCGCTCTCCCGACAGGAGGTCTACGACCAGTACTGGGCGGTGCACGGCCGCATCGAAAAGTACCGTTTCGCGCGGGAAAAAGGCTTGCAGGCCATCTGGGCCCGGCAGCCCACCTGGATCTTCGAGAAGCTCGAGGAGGAGATGCCCAACTTCTGGGAGGCGGACAGCCAGCCCCTGATCCATGTCAAGCGGGGCGCCTACGGGGATGTGAGGCCCGTGGTCGCGGCGGCTCTGGCCGTCCTCGTCCTCCTCCCCTACCTCGCCCTTCTCGGGTTCTTCGTGGCCGGCCTCGGCCGCCTTCCTTTCGAGCGCGCGCCCCTCCTGCTCGTGGGCTTCCTCGTCTACTACAACCTCATCCATGTGGCGACGCACGGCTACGCCCGCTACCGCCTTCCCGTGCTGCCCGTCCTCTTCGTGGTGGCGGCTTTAGCGTGGGCCGCGGGGCGCTCCCAGGTGCTCCTCTCCAAGCCGCGGAAAGCCGTGGCCGCGGGGGCGGCCCTCGTCCTTGTGCTCTCCCTCATCCCGAGCTTCCGGCTCTGGGCGGCGGATCGGGCCCTGGGCGCCCCCGAGCATGAGGCTCCCGAGGAGTCCGGGCCGCCGTGA